The genomic segment ATGTTTAACTGACGAGAACCGGTGCTATCGGTATGACCAAGCACATTCACTGCAGTTTTGTTGTACTCTTTTAATACCATTGCAACACCGGTCAGAGTGTTTGCACCCGCAGGCTTCAACGTACTGCTGCTGGTATCAAAAGTAACATTATTTGGCATATTCAGAATGATCTGATCGCCGGAACGAGTAACGCTCACGCCAGTACCTGCCATTTTTTCACGCAGTTTAGCTTCCTGAACGTCCATATAGTAACCAACGCTACCACCAAGCGCTGCACCAGCAGCAGCGCCAATCAGAGCACCTTTACCACGGTCTTTCTTCGATGATGACAGTGCACCTACACCTGCGCCAACAACAGCACCAATACCTGCACCAATGCCAGAATCGCCAACTTGTGATTCACCGGTATAAGGGTTAGTGGTACAACCCGAAACGGCTAGTGTTCCGCTAAGCGCAATAACCGTGGCAATCATAAACTTTTTCATACATATACCTTAAACAGAATTACTGACCTGAGCTATTGCCCAGAATGGCTCCGGAAGCAGCACCAACCGCAGCACCTGCGGCAGCACCAATCAGGGCTCCCTTAGTATTATCTTTGTGCGAGGAAGATAATGCACCGATGCCCGCACCAACAACGGCTCCAACACCTGCACCAACACCTACGTTTGCTGCCTGGTTGTTATTAGGATTATTTCCACCATACGGATTTGCACAACCTGCCAATGACAGCATAGATGTAACGACAACAACTGCTGCAATAAACTTTTTCATAACCTGTACCTCGTTGAATCAATATCCTGATACAGCAGATTAAAGCCTAATTTTTGCGGAAAGGAAGTTTCTTTACGCAAATTTTTCAATTGCAGGACACTTCTTTAACAACCGCGAAAAGGCCGTTATACGGGGTAATAGCATAGTTTTTGTCACTGCTATCAGATCCGTATCTTTACAATTATAGCAGGCTGATAATCAGTAAAAGGGTAATTAAGTGCGGTAGCTATACAGGGTTTACTACGACAGCGCTTACCCTGTGTGCGACTAAAGAGTTGTTATCAGGCAGCAATGAGCGGGGCTTGCCATTGCATGATTAAGGTTATTTGTTGTGTTTCCGGATGGGGTTGTTCACTGACAATATGAAAACCCATCGCCAGATAGAACTGAAGTGCATGAGTGTTTTCCCGATAGACCTCAAGTAGCAGCCTGGGATAATGCATTTTAACCTGCTCAATCAACGCGTTGCCGATGCCTTTTCCCTGTTGGCTAAAGTCAACAAACAGCGCACCAATAAACTGTTGTTCCATCACGCTGATAAAACCGATGATTTCATCATTTTCACAGCAGACCCAGGTAGTAGCGTCAGGAATATAGACGTTGCGAACCAGTGGCTCACTTTCCTGCCAGTAGGATGGTTCAATAAAAGGATGCGCCTTAATGGTGGTGGTTAACCATAGCGCCATTAGCGCATCTAAATCCTGTGGCTGATAACGACGGATCACGCGTGATTGTCCGGATGGCAGAAACACTCAATCATATGATCGTTAACCAGCCCCATTGATTGCATAAAGGCATAGCAAGTCGTCGCACCGAAAAATTTAAAACCACGCTTTTTCAGCGCTTTTGCCATGGCGACCGAAATCGGTGTGGAAGCAGGGAATTCCTCAGGTTTTTTCATCGAAAGGTGATTGAGGATTGGCGTATTCTCCACAAACGACCAGATAAACGTGGCGAAGTCCTCTCCGGCAGCCTGCATGGACAGATAAGCTTTAGCATTATGCACAATGGCCTCCAGCTTGCCGCGATGGCGAATTAGCCCCGGATTTTCCATCAGTTTATCAATGTCTTTTTCGGTCATCGCAGCGACCTTTACCGGATCAAAGTGGTGAAAACATTGACGGTAAGTTTCACGTTTTTTCAATACGGTAATCCATGAAAGACCGGCTTGTTGTCCTTCCAGACAAATTTTTTCAAACAGTTTTTGGTTATCGCGAACGGGTTTTCCCCATTCGTTGTCATGGTAC from the Limnobaculum zhutongyuii genome contains:
- a CDS encoding OmpA family lipoprotein: MKKFMIATVIALSGTLAVSGCTTNPYTGESQVGDSGIGAGIGAVVGAGVGALSSSKKDRGKGALIGAAAGAALGGSVGYYMDVQEAKLREKMAGTGVSVTRSGDQIILNMPNNVTFDTSSSTLKPAGANTLTGVAMVLKEYNKTAVNVLGHTDSTGSRQLNMNLSQQRADSVASALITQGVAANRIHTQGVGPDQPIASNSTEAGKAQNRRVTITLSPL
- a CDS encoding glycine zipper 2TM domain-containing protein, with amino-acid sequence MKKFIAAVVVVTSMLSLAGCANPYGGNNPNNNQAANVGVGAGVGAVVGAGIGALSSSHKDNTKGALIGAAAGAAVGAASGAILGNSSGQ
- a CDS encoding DNA-3-methyladenine glycosylase I; amino-acid sequence: MQRCSWVNQDPLYIEYHDNEWGKPVRDNQKLFEKICLEGQQAGLSWITVLKKRETYRQCFHHFDPVKVAAMTEKDIDKLMENPGLIRHRGKLEAIVHNAKAYLSMQAAGEDFATFIWSFVENTPILNHLSMKKPEEFPASTPISVAMAKALKKRGFKFFGATTCYAFMQSMGLVNDHMIECFCHPDNHA
- a CDS encoding N-acetyltransferase — translated: MIRRYQPQDLDALMALWLTTTIKAHPFIEPSYWQESEPLVRNVYIPDATTWVCCENDEIIGFISVMEQQFIGALFVDFSQQGKGIGNALIEQVKMHYPRLLLEVYRENTHALQFYLAMGFHIVSEQPHPETQQITLIMQWQAPLIAA